Proteins from a single region of Primulina tabacum isolate GXHZ01 chromosome 5, ASM2559414v2, whole genome shotgun sequence:
- the LOC142544808 gene encoding putative RING-H2 finger protein ATL21A codes for MGLFKILSFAFLLFLEIHARNDCPTAFCGNNPFEVRFPFRLFGQQQQNCGYPGFNLSCDSRGAKAVLSLPYWGDFWVRDIDYLRQEIKLYDPNGCLPKRLLNLNLSSSPFMAGYSKNYTILSCPPEVARNRFTPVDCLSTHDSLVLATSSTNLARALNMCSIIGMHPIPVPWPDNGGLTSDLNGHLQLMWNDPNCLDCEARGDICGFESSTSDQILCFSNPRRDKSRGLQIFKIIVLSVVIPAIFCSICISCFIFTLERRHTRNHENAVAPVEPAPDATALSGLDDSTIESYSKVILGESRRVPGPNGATCPICLEDYHPKDTIRCIPSCEHCFHSECIDEWLRIHGTCPVCRNSPSPTRGANA; via the exons ATGGGCCTTTTCAAAATTCTATCTTTTGCATTCTTGCTCTTTCTTGAAATTCATGCAAGAAATGATTGTCCAACTGCTTTCTGCGGAAACAACCCGTTTGAAGTACGCTTCCCATTTCGATTATTCGGCCAACAACAGCAAAACTGCGGTTATCCTGGCTTTAACTTGAGTTGCGACAGTCGAGGGGCGAAGGCCGTGCTAAGTCTCCCTTACTGGGGAGATTTTTGGGTCCGAGATATCGACTACCTAAGGCAGGAAATCAAACTATATGACCCGAATGGATGCCTTCCAAAGCGCCTTTTGAACTTGAATCTTTCCTCTTCACCTTTTATGGCTGGATACTCCAAGAACTACACAATACTGAGCTGCCCTCCAGAGGTTGCAAGGAACCGTTTCACACCGGTAGATTGCCTTAGCACGCATGATTCCTTGGTTTTGGCAACTTCGTCAACGAATCTTGCTAGAGCCTTGAATATGTGCAGTATTATTGGTATGCATCCAATCCCGGTTCCATGGCCAGACAACGGAGGGCTCACTTCTGATCTAAATGGGCATCTACAGTTGATGTGGAATGATCCAAACTGCTTGGATTGTGAAGCAAGAGGTGATATTTGTGGATTTGAGAGCAGCACCAGTGACCAGATTTTGTGTTTCAGTAATCCAAGAAGAG ACAAATCTCGgggtctccaaatcttcaaaatcATCGTGCTTTCAGTAGTTATACCAGCCATTTTTTGCTCGATTTGCATATCATGCTTTATATTTACTCTTGAAAGAAGACACACCAGAAATCATGAAAATGCTGTAGCCCCGGTGGAACCGGCTCCGGATGCCACTGCTTTATCAGGACTAGATGATTCGACCATTGAATCATACTCAAAAGTCATTCTTGGTGAGAGCCGACGCGTTCCAGGGCCTAATGGTGCAACATGTCCCATATGTCTAGAAGATTACCATCCAAAAGACACGATCAGATGTATACCTTCATGTGAGCATTGCTTTCATTCAGAATGCATTGATGAGTGGCTAAGGATACACGGGACTTGCCCGGTTTGTCGGAATTCGCCTTCACCTACCCGTGGTGCCAATGCATGA
- the LOC142544141 gene encoding putative RING-H2 finger protein ATL21A, translated as MELNIKLVLLVFLYFSLVVHVGNSCPISLCGNSSIAIRYPFILQNLTPTNDCTYIKLTCNIPLNTIFLNLPYYGDFVVQNIDYVLGYIKLQDPGNCWMRRLSNLNISSSYFKVGSHLNYTVYVCPSDTGSLFNPISCLINSTNSTIATRELPQEIMVNFGCKAIGSWFIPLSLPGRLKIEEIYADFSLILSWNATVCKDCQENQDNGGFASKLSAKIIAIIFSTPVTTLMALSCCSGFCFHLLRMIKRQHQAGETTLPTISSVPQSTEATAMQPPRGCENIGLDESRIDACTETVVFGESGRNFSGNSNCCAICLENYGHKETIRLITKCEHSFHAGCVEKWLQKNGTCPVCRTCLCVADFVI; from the exons ATGGAACTAAATATTAAACTTGTCTTACTTGTTTTCCTCTATTTCTCTCTTGTTGTTCATGTGGGAAATTCTTGCCCAATTTCTCTCTGTGGCAACAGCTCAATAGCCATAAGATATCCTTTTATACTACAAAACCTTACTCCAACGAATGATTGCACATATATCAAACTAACTTGCAATATTCCCCTAAACACGATTTTTCTAAATCTTCCTTACTATGGAGATTTCGTCGTGCAAAACATCGACTACGTCTTAGGATACATCAAACTCCAAGATCCAGGGAATTGCTGGATGAGAAGATTATCAAACTTGAATATTTCATCTTCGTACTTTAAAGTCGGATCTCACTTAAACTACACGGTTTATGTATGTCCTTCCGATACGGGGTCCCTCTTTAATCCAATTAGCTGCCTAATCAACTCGACAAACTCGACGATAGCTACTCGTGAATTACCTCAAGAAATCATGGTAAATTTTGGATGCAAGGCTATCGGTAGCTGGTTTATCCCACTTTCGTTACCAGGGCGGCTTAAGATCGAAGAAATTTACGCTGATTTTTCCTTGATTCTGTCATGGAATGCTACTGTCTGCAAAGATTGTCAAGAAAACCAAGACAATG GTGGATTTGCAAGTAAGCTATCAGCAAAGATCATTGCCATAATCTTCAGTACACCAGTCACTACACTAATGGCCTTAAGCTGCTGCTCAGGATTCTGCTTCCATTTACTGAGAATGATAAAGAGGCAACACCAGGCAGGTGAAACGACATTGCCCACCATATCTTCCGTGCCTCAGTCGACTGAAGCTACTGCAATGCAGCCACCCCGTGGCTGTGAAAACATCGGCCTGGACGAGTCAAGAATTGATGCCTGCACAGAAACAGTTGTTTTTGGTGAAAGTGGGAGGAATTTTAGTGGTAATAGTAATTGTTGTGCAATATGTTTGGAAAATTATGGCCACAAGGAGACAATTAGGCTTATAACTAAGTGTGAGCATTCCTTTCATGCTGGATGCGTCGAGAAATGGTTGCAAAAAAATGGGACTTGTCCTGTTTGTAGGACATGTCTGTGTGTTGCTGACTTTGTAATATAG
- the LOC142546766 gene encoding abscisic acid receptor PYL9-like produces MEEQYYMCGHHRHHLRENQCSSSVIKHIRAPVNIVWSLVRRFDKPQEYKPFVSRCTVDGDLKVGSVREVNVKSGLPATTSTERLELLDDQEHILGVKFVGGDHRLKNYSSIITVHPEMIDGRPGTLVIESFVVDVPPGNTGDETCCFVNALINCNLKALADVSERMAARTKSIEQ; encoded by the exons ATGGAGGAGCAGTACTATATGTGTGGACACCACAGGCACCACCTGCGTGAGAACCAGTGCTCTTCTTCTGTTATCAAGCATATCAGAGCCCCTGTCAACATT GTCTGGTCATTGGTAAGAAGATTCGACAAGCCACAGGAGTACAAGCCATTTGTAAGCAGATGCACAGTAGATGGTGATCTCAAGGTTGGCAGTGTTAGAGAAGTTAACGTGAAATCAGGCCTTCCGGCCACGACCAGCACCGAGAGGTTGGAGCTGCTCGACGACCAGGAACATATTCTGGGAGTCAAATTTGTTGGCGGTGACCACAGACTAAAG AATTACTCGTCAATAATCACCGTTCATCCGGAGATGATCGATGGGAGACCAGGGACACTTGTGATAGAGTCCTTCGTGGTGGACGTTCCTCCAGGAAACACCGGAGACGAGACGTGTTGCTTCGTGAATGCTTTAATCAACTGCAACCTCAAAGCTTTGGCTGATGTCTCGGAAAGAATGGCTGCACGTACCAAATCCATCGAGCAGTGA
- the LOC142544142 gene encoding rhodanese-like domain-containing protein 4, chloroplastic, protein MAKKRDRRSGLTPDSQSTRFGSSNHRAGTVNSADWPHKLNRKFTTSAYKSRNFTNPVLAYITPWNSRGYEMAKKYNNKFTHLSPVWYELKSQGTNLVLEGRHNVDKEWILELRRSGNAQLLPRVVLEAIPVNLLKKKKQQDRAVDLIITECMEMEFDGIVLESWSRWAAYGILHDPDMRSMGLRFIRQLGQAMHSIDLAKSQNWSLQLVYVIGPPRSNELKEYDFGPEDLRYLGESVDGFSLMTYDFSGPQNPGPNAPLKWIHSTLVLLLDTSVVDKIMAKKIFLDINFYGNDFVISGGLGGGPIVGREYLSLLEQHKPEIHWEENSAEHYFVYSDNQNVNHVVFYPSLMSISQRLQLALSWGAGVSIWEIEQGLDYFFDILRVLLWIYSGEQILLACGYFNIIQTFYIIGGLNNAMEALKAVAFTPVSGFAKRSGPRKNPSPTSICRFKNKAFSRSNNSEGHLSVSGCLPGCSALLSSVLSSGFAKALSYEEALQQSVSGGGFSRDFQLSGVLDSVLSFVAENPIIVGSGVAVLAVPLVVSQLFSNPKPWGVESSKTAYAKLGNDSNAQLLDIRTSLEVKQSGSPDIRGLKKKPVPIAYKGEDKPGFLKKLSLKFKNPENTTLFILDKFDGNSELVAELVTANGFKAAYAIRDGAEGPRGWKNSGLPFILPKKTTFNLSSLTDAFGGGFGDDFDSAPLILGVAAVAALGALAFAEVETILQVLGSVGLIQLVSTKLLFAEDRKKTVQQIEEFIDTKIAAKELVDDIQRIGNALLPFPETTKALPAPTEVTTAPADSAVQKSESVTEVNSVPVNSVPKSEIEEESLPGISRPLSPFPNYPDYKPPTSPMPSQP, encoded by the exons ATGGCGAAAAAGAGAGACCGCCGATCGGGTCTCACTCCCGACAGCCAATCCACCCGATTCGGCTCGTCGAATCATCGTGCCGGAACTGTAAACTCAGCTGACTGGCCACATAAACTCAATCGCAAGTTTACCACTAGCGCT TACAAGAGTCGGAATTTTACAAATCCAGTCCTGGCCTACATTACTCCATG GAATTCACGGGGGTATGAGATGGCCAAGAAATACAACAATAAATTTACTCATTTATCTCCTGTGTGGTATGAACTAAAGAG CCAAGGAACAAATTTGGTTTTGGAAGGAAGACATAATGTCGATAAAGAATGGATTTTGGAGCTCCGGAGGAGTGGAAATGCTCAG cTTTTACCTAGGGTGGTTTTGGAAGCGATCCCTGTGAATCTGCTGAAAAAGAAGAAGCAGCAGGATAGAGCTGTTGATCTTATCATAACTGAGTGCAT GGAAATGGAATTTGATGGAATAGTATTGGAGTCATGGTCAAGATGGGCTGCCTATGGTATTTTGCATGATCCAGACATGCGGAGCATG GGCCTACGGTTTATCAGGCAACTTGGACAAGCCATGCATTCTATTGACTTGGCGAAGAGCCAAAACTGGAGCTTGCAACTAGTTTATGTTATTGGCCCACCTCGTTCCAATGAGCTGAAGGAGTATGATTTTGGACCAGAAGATCTTCGGTACTTGGGTGAATCTGTAGATGGTTTCTCTCTTATGACATATGACTTTTCTGGCCCTCAGAATCCAGGTCCAAATGCACCTTTAAAGTGGATCCACTCAACCTTGGTACTTCTTCTTGATACTAGTGTTGTTGATAAGATAATGGCCAAAAAGATATTCCTTGACATCAATTTTTACGGGAATGATTTTGTCATTTCCGGAG GTCTAGGCGGTGGACCGATTGTCGGAAGAGAGTACTTGTCTTTGTTAGAACAACACAAGCCAGAAATACACTGGGAGGAAAACAGTGCTGAACATTACTTCGTGTACTCTGATAATCAGAATGTCAATCATGTTGTATTCTACCCTTCTCTCATGTCCATCTCACAACGTCTGCAACTAGCTCTATCTTGGGGAGCTGGCGTCTCAATTTGGGAAATCGAGCAGGGCCTTGATTATTTTTTCGACATTTTG AGAGTACTTCTGTGGATATACAGTGGAGAACAAATCCTTCTTGCATGTGGTTATTTCAACATTATTCAGACTTTTTACAT AATCGGTGGTCTAAATAATGCAATGGAGGCGCTAAAGGCAGTTGCTTTTACTCCAGTTTCGGGTTTTGCGAAAAGATCAGGGCCCAGAAAGAACCCATCACCGACCTCCATCTGTAGATTTAAGAATAAAGCCTTTTCCAGGTCTAACAACTCAGAGGGTCATCTGTCTGTGTCCGGATGCCTGCCGGGCTGCTCAGCGCTTTTATCTTCAGTTTTGAGTTCTGGGTTTGCTAAAGCGCTGAGTTATGAAGAGGCCCTCCAGCAATCAGTGAGCGGTGGCGGCTTTTCGCGGGACTTCCAATTAAGTGGAGTTCTTGATAGTGTGCTCAGTTTCGTGGCGGAGAATCCCATAATTGTTGGCAGCGGAGTGGCGGTTCTGGCTGTGCCGCTGGTGGTTTCGCAGCTGTTCAGCAATCCTAAGCCATGGGGAGTGGAGAGTTCAAAGACTGCTTATGCAAAATTGGGCAACGATTCAAATGCTCAATTGCTTGATATAAGAACATCATTAGAGGTGAAGCAATCGGGTAGCCCAGATATTCGAGGCCTAAAGAAGAAGCCGGTGCCGATTGCATATAAAGGTGAAGATAAACCGGGTTTCTTGAAGAAGCTATCTTTGAAGTTTAAAAATCCAGAAAACACGACATTGTTCATTCTGGACAA ATTTGATGGTAACTCTGAACTTGTGGCGGAGCTGGTAACAGCAAATGGCTTCAAAGCTGCTTATGCAATCAGAGATGGTGCAGAAGGACCCCGAGGCTGGAAG AACAGTGGCCTTCCGTTCATACTTCCAAAGAAGACGACCTTCAACCTCAGCAGTCTGACCGATGCATTTGGCGGTGGATTTGGG GACGATTTTGATTCTGCGCCTCTGATCCTTGGTGTTGCGGCGGTAGCTGCACTTGGAGCTCTAGCTTTTGCAGAG GTGGAAACAATTCTCCAAGTCCTAGGTTCAGTGGGTCTCATTCAGCTAGTCAGCACGAAACTCCTGTTTGCGGAG GATCGAAAAAAAACTGTACAGCAAATTGAAGAGTTCATCGACACAAAAATCGCTGCAAAAGAGCTTGTGGATGATATACAG CGAATTGGGAATGCTCTTCTACCATTTCCGGAGACTACCAAGGCCCTACCTGCCCCAACAGAGGTTACTACCGCACCAGCTGATAGTGCAGTGCAGAAATCCGAGTCTGTTACTGAGGTGAACAGCGTCCCAGTCAATTCTGTCCCCAAATCTGAAATTGAAGAAGAATCTCTACCTGGAATATCTAGGCCTCTTTCACCATTCCCTAAT TATCCCGATTACAAGCCTCCAACTTCCCCAATGCCGTCACAGCCATAG
- the LOC142546767 gene encoding putative WRKY transcription factor 46, which yields MEGVCCRNQNTLTPLLQGRELVNQLKIKLQLSNSREKYDFCVEKIESSLNNAISLINSMALLENGTLSHVPGNTSQLPNLLDNSSNSEGSDPDYKDQTHKGVSKKRKMTHKWNEVVRVRSGTGLESHLNDGYSWRKYGQKVILDTSHPRAYYRCTYLNTQRCLAKKHVQRTDDDPSIFEVVYKGEHSCVQETSKKRKENFGSGVEEEEGGNHLQQIVFGNNTGPDLKVEARELDVTDDAMANFPTFSFHSTPVESQGSEDAPLFFDPLKDTNFIGSYSTPFISPATSESYLSLSQGQTNGFVIGNNLSFESDFAEIVFNASTSTFGDLDFFID from the exons ATGGAAGGAGTCTGTTGTAGAAACCAAAATACTCTAACGCCCCTGCTGCAAGGCAGGGAGTTGGTAAATCAGCTGAAAATTAAGCTTCAACTGTCCAACTCAAGagagaaatatgatttttgtgtGGAGAAAATAGAGTCTTCTTTAAATAATGCTATATCCCTAATAAATTCCATGGCTCTTCTTGAAAATGGAACCCTTTCTCATGTTCCTGGGAATACGTCCCAGTTACCTAATCTTCTCGATAACAGTTCGAATAGTGAAGGTTCGGACCCAGATTATAAGGACCAGACCCATAAAGGTGTTTCCAAGAAAAG GAAGATGACCCACAAATGGAATGAAGTAGTACGTGTGCGCTCCGGGACAGGGCTTGAAAGTCATCTAAACGATGGATATAGTTGGAGAAAATATGGGCAGAAAGTGATTTTAGACACCAGTCATCCGAG GGCATACTATCGTTGCACCTATCTGAACACACAACGGTGTTTAGCAAAGAAACATGTTCAACGAACCGATGATGACCCTTCGATCTTCGAAGTCGTGTATAAAGGCGAACACAGCTGTGTTCAAGAAACTTCAAAGAAGAGAAAAGAGAATTTCGGTTCAGGagtcgaagaagaagaaggtgGAAACCACCTTCAACAGATAGTGTTCGGCAATAATACAGGGCCGGATCTTAAAGTTGAGGCTCGAGAACTCGATGTAACAGATGATGCTATGGCCAATTTTCCTACATTTTCCTTCCACTCAACCCCTGTTGAATCCCAAGGCTCCGAGGATGCTCCCTTGTTTTTTGATCCATTGAAGGACACCAACTTCATCGGGAGCTATTCGACACCGTTTATATCCCCGGCGACATCTGAATCCTATTTGTCATTGTCACAAGGCCAGACGAATGGTTTTGTGATCGGCAACAATTTGAGTTTTGAGTCAGATTTTGCTGAGATAGTCTTCAATGCAAGTACATCAACATTTGGAGACTTGGATTTTTTTATCGATTGA